From Ananas comosus cultivar F153 linkage group 2, ASM154086v1, whole genome shotgun sequence:
ATATATCAGATGTGTTGTAATTTACATTCATACTCAAACAGAAAGGAGCTAAATTAAATTGTagaattttattacaataataaaaaaaaaaattgaataaaaattataatatattaaaaaattgaggACTAAAATGTTACGCGTCTCATATTTTGAagaccaaaaatataatttggcaggaagaaaagataaaaactagCTGcacattaaaaaacaaaaaaaggggtATAGATCTTACACATTTAatccaaaaatttacaaatttttcaaaatttttagtattattaaAAAAAGCGACAAGATATGAAAGTAATAATAATCCTTAAGTAATTTTGGATGAAAAGTTTATGTTCTTTTTGAGATGAATTACTAACATTTGCTTAAAAAAAGGTTTTTATTTACCTAAACCTTTGTGTCTTGGGGATTCGCGCATTAATCTTCTGCAAAAGGTGTCCCCGTCGTTTAAAGAGTTACGGCTGATGAACTCCATCAACTCCCCGTATGCCTCAGGGTTGTAGCTCTGCTCAAAATCCAAATCGAAGTAATTGCTTAAACAACCATTTTAATGTTACCATCCATTGACATTCTTAGGCTTTGTTTTTTATTCGGGGtcaagtaagaactagttatttcaaaaatagatataaggtataaatctagatggaataaaaagaatagtggatagttataaatagaaaataataatattacactaattattatatttgagtttaaattttttattttatatttaaaattttaaatttaaatagataacttttaaaattgaaattttcaaaattaaaatcttaatttttaaatctttaaatctttaaatttaaaaatttaaagttataaactttaaatttaaattttaaatcaaatccaaatttacaaatataaaatatcaaatttaaaatttaaataattaaaaataataatttaaaatttaaaatttttaaattgtaaaaattaattttaaaattataaattatttaaaatttaaaatttaaaatttaaatttaaaaattaaatatgggtgggattagctaaccccacccctatTCCGGGAGGTTAGCTAACTTCACCCCTAACGGAACCCCGCCCTCCTAAAATGTGTTAAAATGTGTTTGGGAATAAAGGGTATAATGCTGTGTTACAGATTACAGATCGCGACTATTTCAAATTCATTGATCCTTCAACAAGCAAAACATAGATTTCAACGCCTCTGAATCACTAAATCCTGATTATATATAGTCAGAATTCTAATGTTACACTACAATCCAAACAAAGTCAGGCAAAACCACCTCAAGCTGCGCGAGGACGATCTTCACGGCGACGTAGGTGAAGAAGTTTTGGAGGTTGCCGGCCGCCTTCGCCTCCGGGGAAGCCTCTCCGAAACCTATCCTCACTCATCCAACTCATTAGCAGCAGTACGTGACTTCGCACCACCGAAACAGAAACAACCAAAAGAGATCATCGATCGATCCAAAGCCAACGTATGTCATCGAAATTTACCGGGAACGAACATCTTGTGGCACCGAACGGCCCGGAAGCTAAGAAGCCGCTTGCGCCCGCCTCTTCGCCGCCACCGAAGCGTCGCcaggagagaagaggagaggtcGCATCCAACGGTCGACGGATTTGAAATGGAGGGGAGAGCGCGTGGCGACGGCGCCCAATAGGAGCACTCCATTGAGCCCTCTCCGATCGATTCCCCCGGGGAatggaaagaaaataataataataataataataataataataataaattctcTGCGCCGATGGTTCGTTATCCTCGTGGCTACGTAAATATGTATCTCGGAATTTGGGCTGggctatttttgaaatttgggaAGGCCGGTTTGGTAGGGACCGTTATGGAATAGCAAGCGAATTTGATCTCTGGCGATATTTTCGGGATTTGagggtattttgggtatttcgaatgaaaaaaaatcggcattaaataaatttgtttatttCCTTCTATGTGGAGTCCTACTTGCTCCATAAATAGGCTTCCACCAAGATTTTGTGAGGTAGagaattctttattcttttttttttcttttctttctttcaattttaatatatattttcattataacgATCTCTCCCTTGCCTCCACCGCAGTTGCTGCCCCTCGTCGTTCTCAAATCCTACGGTGCTCTCGTTGTCGTCGCAGTTTCGGTGATGCACTTCGTCCCAACCTCACCTCCAAGATTTGTGCTATATTTGACCGACGTCGGCGTAGATATCGGCAAGGTAAGAGAGCGGAGTATTACATAGATATATTGGTGGTggagaaggaggaagaggaagtgggaggagaaggaaagaaagaaagacatGAACAAAGGAGAAATACgaaaaaatgacaaaaaaaaaaaatattttagtcagtttactaaaaaaaattattatatattttttttttgttgtagtgacctCTTCCTCGCCCTCCGTCGCAATTGCTCTCCCCGTCTCGATGCGCTCTCTCTCCTCATCATCTTCAAATCCTATGATGCTTTTGTCATCGTCGTTGTTCCAGTTATGCACTCCATCGTAATTTCACCTCCGCGATCTGTGCTATATCCGAGCCAGCATCGGCGTAAATATTGACAAGGTATGAAAGCCGAGTATTGCATCGATTGGGGGGGCGagtagagaaagagaagaagggaaAAGGAAGTGGAAGGAGAGGGAAAGCAAGAAACAAACGAAGAAGTGAAAGGACAAAGgagtaaaaatgtaaaaaaaaaaaaaacaatattttggtcagtttactaaaaaattttatttcagtaTGTTCTCCCTTCTCATCGTCTTCAAATCCTATAGTGCTCTCGTTGTCATCACCGTTTTGGCCATGCGCTCCGCCACAACCACACCTCCGCGATCTGTGTTATATTCGAGCAAGCATCATGGGCGTAGATGTTGGCATAAGAGAGCGGAGCATTGCATTGATGTAGGGGCGGGtggaaaaggaggagaagggaaagGAAGTGGGAAGAGAAGGAAATAAAGAAACAACTAGAAAAAGGGAGATGAATCATGAATCAAGACCGaaagaagaaaacgaaaaaaaaaaaaaaggatagagaaaagaataaaggtattttgatcGGTTTACTAAAATTGATATCTCATTTTAGCTATCATGCaaaattgatgattttttttatgcGAAAAGTCCTTAAATATTAGtggatatttttttaatgtgcaaaaaattgaattaaatttaagagAGACTGCAGAAATTTTGCGattaaattgatttaaataaaaaaattaatggaataTGAAAATCTATACCTAAATATTATTTCTATGGAATTTGCCATGTGGCAATTCCTCCTTCACCCTCTTCCCACTTcctgatgttttttttttccacccgtccactttctaattaattattcataTGATCAGTTTGATCTAAACAaatcacttttaaaaaaaaaaagtaaaataaaactctttatactcctttttttgttttttttttttgtgtacaaGAAGAATtcgtttttttatatttttaatctttttttattttttaaaattgtgtcGGAATTAAAATTAGGATTTCTAAGATCGTGGAGGTGCGACGAGGTGAAGTGTAATGGATTTGGAGTCGATGAGGGTGGAGTCGATGAGGGGGGAAAAGCGGTGAGTGCAGGGGAATCCGTACGGCATTAATGTGGTCGTTACGAAGGAGAAGCTCAACGCCGACGGTGAAGGCGACGCGAATAACGGGAATCACCTCTGCGATCTCAGCAGCGCAAGTTGCGTATAAAGTAGTAACTCTATTACCACTTCTTTCATTATTGCTACGTATAATTTATTAGctattataaattttgctatATTTGTACATAtctgttttgtattttttatttatatttattgatgtctcatgataagttaaaaaattttaaaaattttaattttgtaaatcttttatcatctaTAGCATTAACCCGTCATAATGCGCGGATAACTTCGctactaaaatataaataattgttaatttaaatttttatagatacctttttaaatgtataaaattttgaattaaatttgcAAAGAGAGGAGTGGATACTTTTGTCCTAAATACATTCTACACgtgtttttttttgtcaatccTATGTGGTTTTGTTTATTGATATGAATATTCTCCTTCTTTAACGCATACGTCTTCATTCTCGAGTAAAGGTTTGCAGCTTTGGCTTCCAGCTATTTTTACTCGTGTGGAACAGGACCAAACGCTGGAGCGGTTCTTCCGGAAGTAGCAGTTGAGAGGCTCAGTGGcaaaggaagaggagaaggataATAGAGtggtattttaattattttgctaATCCactaaaaatagtttaaaagtttatatatatatataatctaacagtgagtggttggttgaatagtataatttaacggataaaaataattaaaaagttaaatctaacggtggaaaactcgatagcaccaaattcttggtgctatcaatagtaccccAACcgaactatatatgtatatatatatatatatatatatatatagagagagagagagagagagagagagagagagNGTAGTGACCTCTTCCTCGCCCTCCGTCGCAATTGCTCTCCCCGTCTCGATGCGCTCTCTCTCCTCATCATCTTCAAATCCTATGATGCTTTTGTCATCGTCGCTGTTCCGGTTATGCACTCCATCGTAATTTCACCTCTGCGATCTGTGCTATATCCGAGCGAGCATCGGCGTAGATATTGACAAGGTATGAGAGCCGAGTATTGCATCGATGGGGGGGCGagtagagaaagagaagaagggaaAGGAAGTGGAAGGAGAGGGAAAGCAAGAAACAAACGAAGAAGCGAAAGGACAAAGgagtaaaaatgtaaaaaaaaaagaaaaaagaataaaaatattttggtcagtttactaaaaaattttatttcagtaTGTTCTCCCTTCTCATCGTCCTCAAATCCTACAGTGCTCTCGTTGTCATCACCGTTTTGGCCATGCGCTCCGCCACAACCACATCTCCGCAATCTGTGTTATATCCGAGCAAGCATCATGGGCGTAGATATTGGCATAAAAGAGCGAAGCATTGCATCGATGTAGGGGCGGgtggaaagaaggagaagggaaaGGAAGTGGGAAGAGAAGGAAATAAAGAAACAACAAGAAAAAGGGAGATGAATCATGAATCAGGATCGaaagaagaaaacgaaaaaaaaaaggatagagaaaagaataaaggtattttgatcGGTTTACTAAAAATGATATCTCATTTTAGCTATCATGCaaaattgatgattttttttatgcGAAAAGTCCTTAAATATTAGtggatatttttttaatgtgcaaaaaattgaattaaatttaagagAGAGTGTAGAAATTTTGCGattaaattgatttaaataaaaaaaattaatggaataTGAAAATCTATACCTAAATATTATTTCTATGGAATTTGCCGTGTGGCAATTCCTCCTTCACCCTCTTCCCACTTCCTGATGTTTTGTTTTTCCACCCGTccactttctaattaattattcataTGATCAGTTTGATCTAAACAaatcacttttaaaaaaaaaaagtaaaataaaactctttatactctttttttttgtctttttttgtGTACAAGAAgaattcatttttttatatttttaatcttttttattttttaaaattgtgtcGGAATTAAAATTAGGATTTCTAAGATCGTGGAGGTGCGACGAGGTGAAGTGTAATGGATTTGGAGTCGATGAGGGTGGAGTCGATGAGGGGGGGAAAAGCGGTGAGTGCAGGGGAATCCGTACGGCATTAATGTGTTACGAAGGAGAAGCTCAACGCCGGGGGAAAAGCGGTGAGTGCAGGGGAATCTGTACGGCATTAATGTGGTCGTTACGAAGGAGAAGCTCAACGCCGACGGTGAAGGCGACGCGAATAACGGGAATCACCTTTGCGATCTCAGCAGCGCAAGTTGCTTATGAAGTAGTAACTCTATTACCACTTCTTTCATTATTGCTACGTATAATTTATTTGctattataaattttgctatATTTGTACatatctgttttatatttttcatttatatttattgatgtctcataaaaagttaaaaaattttaaaaattttaattttgtaaatcttttatcatctaTAGCATTAGCTCGTCATAATGCGCGGATAACTTcattagtaaaatataaataattgttaatttaaatttttatagatacctttttaaatgtataaaattttgaattaaatttgcAGAGAGAGGAGTGGATACTTTTGTCCTAAATACATTATACACgtgtttttttttgtcaatccTATGTGGTTTTGTTTATTGATATGAATATTCTCCTTCTTTAACGCATACCTCTTCATCCTCGAGTAAAGGTTTGCAGCTTTGGCTTCCAGCTATTTTTACTCGTGTGGAACAGGACCAAACGCTGGAGCGGTTCTTCCGGAAGTAGCAGTTGAGAGGCTCATAGGcaaaggaagaggagaaggataataaagtggtattttaattattttgctaATCCactaaaaatagtttaaaagtttatatatatataatctaacagtgagtggttggtttaatagtataatctaacggattaaaataattaaaaagttaaatctaacggtggaaaactcgatagcactaaatccttggtgctatcgatagtaagTACGCCaaccaaactatatatatatatatatatatatatagagagagagagagagagagagagagagagagttgagctagaatactatcgatagcaaacggactccgttgccacccatttgtttgtaatgatagagcctccaaatcgacgatcggcatcgttgaacatgatctataccacttgaagtgtttagaaattaaatttcaaatcttttcgacatcatttgcgtAATGAtcaagggtttcaaattttgtaattttaaaagtcGATAtaaggcattttctcgtttaacggcgtaaagatattcaaatcaattgaatttttgttagaaagttctttaaactatttaaaacaagatctatactcttgattttgattacaagactcctataatcattttttaaagaatatattcattttcagccgtttatttttcgataaataagagaacaatagcgaaaatatatgaaatttgatttctaaacacttcaagtggtatagatcatgttcaacggtgctgatcgcCGATTTagagactccatcatcgaaaacaaatgagtggcaacagagcccatttactatcgatagtattctagctcaactctatatatatatatatatatatatatatatatatatatatatatatatatatatatatatatatatataaagagagagagagagagagagagaactagactagaatactatcaatagtaccaagctattggtgctattagttttttagcccttggattaagaaatatccggttaggatgatgtgggctctctggagtgagtgggtggttagttgaatagtataatcttacggataaaaatgatcaaagagttaaatttaacggtgaaaaattcgataacatcaaatttaaaaaaaaaaaatagatagttgACTAAAAATGGTCCATAGCTCAGTTTAACAACGGTGTAAAATTAAATactagaattttaaatttaaagaaggcaaaataaaatttttaaaaatagaaggataaagtgcaaaaagaatatttatagaaaaaaaaatttatactttaaccacttaaaatatttaaatccagTCATCATGCGTTAACAAATACAAATCATTGATGACAAGGAGGCAAAAAATTGGCTAGCAAAACAACTCATTTCTTTCTTGATGCCCGCTAGAGCTTTTACAAAACTGCTCAGATGGAAAAATCATAATTacgaaaagaaaagggaaaaaaaaccaaaaaacccTTGGTAAGTTATGGTCGATAAGTGAGAGGAAGTTGGAGATAGTCCTAAACCTTAATCCCATCTGAAAAAAAGCATTAGGGAAGCATGGTATGTGTCTGGAGGGCAAAGGAAATCCAACTGGTTAGTTTGTAGGAGCTGCTCCTGTCTCCACTGCAGAAGGCAACAACTCTTGCAAGGTCTTCACAGCATGGTCAACAGCATACACAATCATCTTCTTCACCTGTTCAAATGTAAGCACTGAATAAATAGACTTGCTCACTCTGTACAAGATTGCCAGTAATAATCTGTTTTCTTGAGCATTTACAAGAAACTATAatttctggaaaaaaaaaatattgaatagctCAGTTCAGATGAATTAGCAGAAAAATAACAAGAATATCATAGCTAATATGCATAAATTCAAACACTTCTACTGTGATACTCAACAAAATACGC
This genomic window contains:
- the LOC109728636 gene encoding chaperonin-like RBCX protein 1, chloroplastic codes for the protein MECSYWAPSPRALPSISNPSTVGCDLSSSLLATLRWRRRGGRKRLLSFRAVRCHKMFVPGFGEASPEAKAAGNLQNFFTYVAVKIVLAQLESYNPEAYGELMEFISRNSLNDGDTFCRRLMRESPRHKGLALRILEVRSAYTKRDFEWENLQKLAFKMVDESNTRLMREYVVETSHMENDER
- the LOC109728626 gene encoding uncharacterized protein LOC109728626; its protein translation is MFSLLIVLKSYSALVVITVLAMRSATTTSPQSVLYPSKHHGRRYWHKRAKHCIDVGAGGKKEKGKEVGREGNKETTRKREMNHESGSKEENEKKKDREKNKGFLRSWRCDEVKCNGFGVDEGGVDEGGKSGECRGIRTALMCYEGEAQRRGKSGECRGICTALMWSLRRRSSTPTVKATRITGITFAISAAQVAYEVVTLLPLLSLLLRIIYLLL